In Listeria monocytogenes, the following proteins share a genomic window:
- a CDS encoding DeoR/GlpR family DNA-binding transcription regulator has product MLSIERKRAIVQYVKSRKIATVSELAKHFEVHEATIRRDLTSLEKDKKLKRTHGGVMIEEKVVSEPNWKKRSEVRYEEKQRIATLAATMVKDGDTIILDAGTTTGHIATALKDRSKLTVITNDINVASIMRFSPSKVIVTGGVIYPETFILNGMITSGTLQSIHVHKAFVTTPALDIDKGLMHYDEYLIPAKQQMLHSADEVILVTDHTKFGRISLYKYAALDEISSIITGKEIDPVLKEQFEEKGMQIYTT; this is encoded by the coding sequence GTGCTATCTATCGAACGAAAACGCGCCATCGTCCAATATGTCAAAAGCCGAAAAATAGCAACAGTTAGCGAATTAGCTAAACATTTTGAAGTCCACGAAGCAACCATTCGCCGCGATTTAACCTCTTTAGAAAAAGACAAAAAGCTAAAAAGAACCCACGGCGGAGTTATGATAGAAGAAAAAGTAGTTTCCGAACCGAATTGGAAAAAACGAAGCGAAGTGCGCTACGAAGAAAAACAACGCATCGCCACGTTAGCAGCGACAATGGTCAAAGACGGCGACACAATCATCCTTGACGCCGGAACAACAACCGGACACATCGCAACCGCATTAAAAGACCGATCCAAACTAACCGTCATTACAAATGATATCAACGTAGCTTCCATTATGCGCTTTTCTCCGTCTAAAGTAATTGTGACAGGTGGCGTCATCTACCCAGAAACTTTCATCCTTAACGGTATGATTACAAGCGGAACCTTGCAGAGCATTCACGTACATAAAGCATTTGTAACCACACCGGCACTCGATATCGACAAAGGCCTAATGCATTACGACGAATACCTAATCCCAGCTAAGCAACAAATGCTCCACTCAGCCGATGAAGTCATCTTAGTAACAGACCACACCAAGTTCGGCCGCATTTCACTATATAAATACGCAGCCCTAGACGAAATCTCTTCCATTATCACCGGAAAAGAAATAGATCCAGTATTAAAAGAACAATTTGAAGAAAAAGGAATGCAAATTTATACAACATAA
- a CDS encoding reverse transcriptase/maturase family protein, giving the protein MLDSTKYKTKNYLHFDHRVKIENVESYVTNRSKIGKHSFLPLIRYVLSFEKRIEEKNPEFNNRPIKPKNRVIMYAGHMDNFIYKYYAEMLNKDFYNEFCIEKDIDDCVSAYRNNKVGKSNIDFAAEIINQAVKYKKAYVLVGDFTNYFDKINHELLKKHLAEVLNQPRLSKDWFNVFRSITKYGYYEKSFLNEKYGSDESIKSSNKKSYFENISKFREFQKDNKTLYNKNKFGIPQGSAISAVFANIYASEFDLKLKEIADEFSGIYRRYSDDFILVIPKSDIVNEQKIRRIETDTRRVASEYKIELHKDKTGLYLYENDKIFDIISNEVSHLDYLGFVFDGTTVKMRGKSPYKFYRNAKKLIKFAQKVKVKKELTDLPYKKKIYGLCTDLGKNYNNHGNFISYAKRAQKKFDEISPNTNNLIMNQLKNRKKKIEKMLGYKIHTKI; this is encoded by the coding sequence ATGCTAGATTCAACAAAATATAAAACAAAAAATTATTTGCACTTTGACCATAGAGTTAAAATTGAAAATGTAGAAAGCTATGTAACCAATCGTTCGAAGATTGGAAAACATAGCTTTTTGCCGTTAATACGTTATGTATTGTCTTTCGAAAAAAGAATAGAAGAAAAAAATCCAGAGTTTAACAACCGGCCAATTAAGCCTAAAAATAGAGTAATTATGTATGCTGGACATATGGATAACTTTATTTACAAATATTATGCAGAAATGTTGAACAAGGATTTTTACAATGAATTTTGCATAGAAAAAGATATAGATGATTGTGTATCTGCATATCGAAACAATAAAGTAGGGAAATCTAACATTGATTTTGCCGCCGAAATCATTAATCAAGCAGTTAAGTATAAGAAAGCTTATGTATTAGTTGGAGATTTCACTAACTACTTTGATAAAATAAATCACGAATTACTAAAAAAACATTTAGCGGAAGTATTGAATCAGCCAAGACTGTCAAAAGATTGGTTTAATGTGTTTCGTTCAATAACTAAATATGGATATTATGAAAAAAGTTTTTTGAATGAGAAATATGGAAGTGATGAAAGTATCAAAAGCTCTAATAAAAAAAGTTATTTTGAGAATATTTCTAAATTTAGAGAGTTTCAAAAAGATAACAAAACTTTATATAATAAAAATAAATTTGGTATACCTCAAGGAAGTGCTATCAGCGCAGTGTTTGCAAATATATATGCATCGGAATTTGATTTGAAGTTAAAAGAAATTGCCGACGAATTTTCTGGGATATATAGAAGATACTCAGATGATTTTATACTAGTTATCCCTAAAAGCGATATAGTAAATGAGCAAAAAATTAGAAGGATTGAAACTGATACAAGAAGGGTAGCTTCGGAATATAAAATAGAGTTGCATAAAGATAAAACAGGATTGTATTTATACGAGAATGATAAAATTTTTGACATAATTAGCAATGAAGTAAGCCATTTAGATTATTTAGGTTTCGTTTTTGATGGCACTACAGTTAAAATGAGAGGGAAGAGTCCGTATAAATTTTACCGAAATGCAAAAAAACTTATAAAGTTTGCTCAGAAAGTAAAAGTAAAAAAAGAATTGACTGATTTACCTTATAAGAAAAAAATTTATGGATTGTGTACAGATTTAGGAAAGAATTATAATAATCACGGTAACTTTATTTCATATGCAAAAAGAGCTCAAAAGAAATTTGATGAAATATCTCCAAATACAAATAATTTAATAATGAATCAACTAAAAAATCGAAAAAAGAAAATCGAAAAGATGCTAGGTTATAAAATACATACTAAGATTTAA
- a CDS encoding NUDIX hydrolase yields MKRSIHVQAFVYNEKKDEILVVRDRNLAWAFPGGQVETNQTMEEALASKVKEQTNIDIEIESILHCKERRATWEHVCTFVFRAKPVGSVLLASNDDNVFRVKWIPIPLADDLLAVDQLSLNELVRSEGVLYENYT; encoded by the coding sequence GTGAAAAGGTCTATTCATGTGCAGGCATTTGTATATAACGAAAAGAAAGACGAGATACTAGTGGTGAGAGATCGCAATTTGGCATGGGCATTTCCAGGAGGACAAGTCGAAACAAATCAAACAATGGAAGAAGCACTAGCGAGCAAAGTGAAAGAGCAGACAAATATCGATATAGAAATAGAGTCTATCCTACACTGCAAAGAGCGCCGTGCTACATGGGAGCACGTATGTACATTTGTTTTTCGAGCAAAACCTGTTGGTAGTGTACTTCTTGCTTCCAACGATGACAATGTATTCCGAGTAAAATGGATACCCATCCCACTCGCAGATGATTTATTAGCTGTAGACCAATTATCATTAAACGAACTAGTCAGAAGCGAGGGCGTCTTATATGAAAACTATACCTAA
- a CDS encoding glucose-6-phosphate isomerase has product MTHIKFDYSKALRFFEERELDYLEPAVKAAHDSLHNGTGAGNDALGWINLPTDYDKEEFARIKKATEKIHSDSDVLIVIGIGGSYLGARAAIETLNHSFYNVLEKGARKTPQVFFAGNSISSSYLHDLIEVVGDRDFSVNVISKSGTTTEPAIAFRVFKELLIKKYGEEGAKKRIYATTDKAKGALKTLADNEGYETFVVPDDVGGRFSVLTAVGLLPIAVSGVDIDALMNGAAAASKDFDKPELKNNIAYQYAAARNVLYRKGKVTELLISYEPGLQYFNEWWKQLFGESEGKDKKGIYPSSANFSTDLHSIGQYIQDGRRNLFETVIKVDKPRHNLTINKEDVDLDGLNYLAGETVDFVNTKAFEGTLLAHTDGEVPNFVVEVPELDAYTFGYLVYFFEKAVAISGYLNGVNPFDQPGVEAYKANMFALLGKPGFEDKKAELEKRLND; this is encoded by the coding sequence ATGACACATATTAAATTTGATTATTCCAAAGCGCTCCGTTTTTTTGAAGAACGCGAACTTGATTATCTTGAACCAGCAGTAAAAGCAGCTCATGATTCATTACATAATGGTACAGGTGCTGGTAATGATGCACTTGGTTGGATTAACTTACCAACAGATTACGACAAAGAAGAATTTGCTCGTATCAAAAAAGCAACAGAAAAAATCCACAGCGACTCCGACGTATTAATCGTTATCGGAATCGGTGGTTCTTACCTTGGAGCACGTGCTGCAATCGAAACTTTAAATCATTCCTTCTATAATGTACTTGAAAAAGGTGCGCGTAAAACACCTCAAGTATTCTTTGCGGGAAATAGCATCAGTTCTTCTTATTTACATGATTTAATTGAAGTAGTTGGCGACCGCGACTTCTCTGTTAACGTTATTTCTAAATCCGGAACAACAACAGAGCCAGCAATCGCTTTCCGTGTTTTCAAAGAACTTTTAATCAAAAAATATGGCGAAGAAGGCGCGAAAAAACGCATTTACGCTACAACTGATAAAGCAAAAGGCGCGCTAAAAACATTAGCTGACAACGAAGGCTACGAAACATTTGTTGTTCCAGATGATGTTGGCGGACGTTTCTCCGTTTTAACTGCAGTAGGTTTACTTCCAATCGCAGTTAGTGGCGTTGATATCGATGCTCTTATGAACGGAGCAGCAGCAGCAAGCAAAGATTTCGACAAACCTGAACTAAAAAATAACATTGCATACCAATACGCAGCAGCTCGTAATGTTCTTTACCGTAAAGGCAAAGTAACAGAACTTCTAATCAGCTATGAGCCAGGCTTGCAATACTTTAACGAGTGGTGGAAACAATTATTCGGCGAAAGTGAAGGTAAAGACAAAAAAGGTATTTACCCATCCAGCGCGAACTTCTCCACTGACTTGCACTCTATCGGTCAATATATCCAAGACGGACGCCGTAATCTTTTTGAAACAGTTATCAAAGTGGATAAACCACGCCACAACTTAACTATCAATAAAGAAGACGTAGATTTAGATGGCTTAAACTACCTTGCTGGCGAAACAGTTGATTTCGTTAACACAAAAGCATTCGAAGGAACTCTTCTAGCACATACAGACGGCGAAGTTCCAAACTTTGTTGTAGAAGTACCAGAACTAGATGCATACACTTTCGGTTACCTAGTATACTTCTTTGAAAAAGCAGTAGCTATCAGCGGTTACCTAAATGGCGTAAATCCATTTGACCAACCAGGCGTAGAAGCATACAAAGCCAACATGTTCGCATTACTTGGCAAACCAGGCTTCGAAGACAAAAAAGCAGAACTAGAAAAACGCTTAAACGATTAA
- a CDS encoding PTS sugar transporter subunit IIB, with protein sequence MKNIVLVCAAGMSTSLLVTKMRKAAEDRGETCEIEAYSIAEVSNLIDDADVVLLGPQVRYQKKTVDELAAGKIPVDVIDMAAYGTMNGEKVLGQALDLINGFQK encoded by the coding sequence ATGAAAAATATTGTTTTAGTATGTGCGGCAGGGATGTCAACAAGCCTTTTAGTAACAAAAATGCGTAAAGCAGCTGAAGATCGTGGAGAAACTTGCGAAATTGAAGCATATTCCATTGCTGAAGTAAGTAACTTAATTGACGATGCAGATGTTGTACTTTTAGGACCACAAGTACGTTATCAGAAAAAAACAGTTGATGAATTAGCTGCTGGGAAAATTCCAGTAGATGTTATCGACATGGCAGCTTATGGTACGATGAACGGTGAAAAAGTACTAGGTCAAGCATTAGACTTAATCAACGGTTTCCAAAAATAA
- a CDS encoding MalY/PatB family protein, translating to MSQFDEVIPRIGTNSEKWDGAEKLFGRKDIIPMWVADMDFRAPQPVLDAFQRQIDHGIFGYSTKSAALVEAIIDWNKEQHQFEIDPSTLFFNGAVVPTISLAIRSLTNEGDAVLMVSPIYPPFFNVTKATERKVVMSPLIYENRQYRMDFNDLEKRMKEEKVKLFLLCNPQNPGGRCFTKEELVELAKLCEKYQIPIVSDEIHADLVMKNHKHVPMMVAAPFYQDQIITLMAATKTFNLAAIKASYYIITNKDYQTKFAAEQKYATTNGLNVFGIVGTEAAYRHGAPWLKELKEYIYSNYEYVKAALEKEVPEVGVTDLEATYLMWLDCRSLPKDEKTIYADLIEAGVGVQMGSGFGHSGKGFVRFNIACPKETLEKAVKLLIQGLKK from the coding sequence TTGAGTCAATTTGATGAAGTCATTCCGCGTATTGGAACTAATTCAGAGAAGTGGGATGGGGCAGAAAAATTATTTGGCAGAAAAGATATTATTCCGATGTGGGTAGCGGATATGGATTTCCGTGCGCCGCAGCCAGTACTTGATGCATTTCAGCGTCAAATCGATCATGGGATTTTCGGTTATTCGACCAAGTCAGCGGCACTTGTCGAAGCTATTATTGATTGGAACAAAGAGCAGCATCAGTTTGAAATCGATCCGAGCACGTTATTTTTTAATGGAGCGGTTGTTCCGACAATTTCGTTAGCTATTCGCTCTCTCACAAATGAAGGCGATGCAGTTCTAATGGTTTCGCCGATTTACCCGCCATTTTTCAATGTAACGAAAGCCACTGAGCGAAAAGTGGTTATGTCGCCACTTATATATGAGAATCGTCAATATCGAATGGATTTTAATGATTTGGAAAAACGGATGAAAGAAGAAAAGGTAAAATTATTCCTTCTATGTAATCCGCAAAATCCTGGTGGTCGTTGTTTCACCAAGGAAGAACTGGTGGAATTAGCGAAACTATGTGAGAAATACCAAATTCCGATTGTTTCGGATGAAATTCATGCTGATTTAGTGATGAAAAATCATAAACATGTGCCAATGATGGTCGCAGCACCGTTTTATCAAGATCAAATTATTACTTTGATGGCGGCTACGAAAACATTTAACTTGGCGGCGATTAAAGCTTCCTACTATATTATTACGAATAAAGATTATCAGACCAAATTCGCTGCGGAGCAAAAGTACGCCACAACTAATGGACTCAATGTCTTTGGGATTGTTGGTACAGAAGCAGCGTATCGTCACGGCGCACCTTGGCTAAAAGAGCTGAAAGAATATATTTATAGTAACTACGAATATGTCAAAGCAGCACTCGAAAAAGAAGTACCAGAAGTTGGCGTGACGGACTTAGAAGCGACTTACTTGATGTGGCTTGATTGCCGCTCGCTTCCAAAAGACGAAAAAACGATTTACGCCGATTTAATTGAAGCTGGCGTTGGTGTTCAAATGGGTTCTGGATTTGGACATTCCGGGAAAGGCTTTGTCCGTTTTAACATCGCCTGTCCAAAAGAAACTTTAGAAAAAGCTGTGAAACTTCTGATTCAAGGCTTAAAAAAATAG
- the yugI gene encoding S1 domain-containing post-transcriptional regulator GSP13 yields the protein MSTFKVGDVVSGKIAGIQSYGAFVALDNSTQGLVHISEITHGFVKDIHDFLEVGQEVKVKILDIDEEKNKISLSIRATEEAPKEQPTKKKPVSSSENDEGFNTLRDKLEGWIKKADK from the coding sequence ATGAGTACATTCAAAGTAGGAGACGTAGTTTCTGGGAAAATCGCAGGAATTCAAAGCTACGGAGCATTTGTAGCACTAGATAATTCGACACAAGGCTTAGTTCATATTTCAGAAATCACGCATGGTTTTGTCAAAGATATCCATGATTTTTTAGAAGTTGGCCAAGAAGTCAAAGTCAAAATTCTAGATATTGACGAAGAAAAAAATAAAATCAGTCTTTCTATTAGAGCGACAGAAGAAGCACCAAAAGAACAACCAACTAAAAAGAAACCAGTTTCATCTAGCGAAAACGACGAAGGTTTTAACACTTTGCGCGATAAACTAGAAGGATGGATTAAAAAAGCAGACAAATAA
- a CDS encoding peptidylprolyl isomerase: MTYPQLSKEVAPNEIEAEMITNRGTIRIKLFPEIAPKTVENFVTHSKNGYYDGLIFHRVIPEFMIQGGDPDGRGTGGESIWGESFEDEFSTEAFNLRGALSMANAGPNTNGSQFFIVQKPDMPADMLGQMEQAGFPVEIIEAYKQGGTPWLDGRHTVFGHVIEGMDVVDEIANLPTGMQDKPVNDVVIEKINIK, encoded by the coding sequence ATGACTTACCCACAATTATCAAAAGAAGTGGCACCTAACGAAATTGAAGCAGAAATGATTACAAACCGAGGAACTATTCGCATCAAATTGTTCCCTGAAATTGCACCAAAAACAGTAGAAAACTTTGTTACACATTCCAAAAACGGCTACTATGATGGACTTATTTTCCACCGTGTTATTCCTGAATTCATGATCCAAGGTGGCGACCCAGACGGCCGCGGTACTGGTGGCGAAAGTATTTGGGGCGAATCTTTTGAAGATGAATTCTCTACAGAAGCTTTCAACTTACGCGGAGCTTTATCCATGGCAAACGCTGGTCCAAACACAAACGGCAGCCAATTCTTCATCGTTCAAAAACCAGATATGCCTGCTGACATGCTTGGTCAAATGGAACAAGCTGGCTTCCCAGTAGAAATTATCGAAGCATACAAACAAGGCGGAACACCATGGTTAGACGGCCGCCACACAGTTTTCGGTCACGTAATCGAAGGCATGGACGTAGTAGACGAAATCGCCAACCTACCAACTGGCATGCAAGATAAACCAGTGAATGATGTTGTGATTGAGAAGATTAATATTAAATAA
- a CDS encoding ABC transporter permease: protein MFLGLRELVYSKLRYILVTGIMVLIMLLSLILSGLANGLAYDNASSVADNGVPYYVLSKDAQDKLSRSQFPESKLADVKKDANVKDAAVLGQSMQTLKRESDDKKFSVALFGIQPDSFLAPKISDGANIQVTKPDEIVVDSSLKSDGIKIGDVLMDDILNRELTVVGFTENQKYSHAPVVYINIATWQEINPVLYHQKIPQTSTIAIKTENPDKGVTLSDKDLTTIDHKGFLNQIPGYSAEQMTLNMMIFFLIIIGGFILTAFFYVMTLQKTTQFGILKALGTKTSYLVKSIITQVVIISIISILISVGVTLILPSIMPAAMPFRLSPMTIALYSGLFFLVALFGALLSLRRIAKVDALDAIRGGDE from the coding sequence ATGTTTTTAGGGCTTCGTGAATTAGTTTATTCTAAGTTGCGCTATATTTTAGTAACAGGCATCATGGTCTTAATTATGTTACTATCACTTATTTTATCAGGGCTGGCAAACGGGCTGGCTTACGATAATGCTTCATCTGTAGCAGATAACGGGGTTCCATATTATGTTCTCAGCAAAGACGCCCAAGACAAATTATCTAGATCGCAGTTCCCAGAATCCAAACTCGCTGATGTGAAAAAAGATGCGAATGTAAAAGATGCTGCGGTTCTCGGTCAATCTATGCAAACATTAAAACGGGAAAGTGACGATAAAAAATTTAGCGTCGCACTTTTCGGTATTCAACCAGATAGCTTTCTCGCTCCAAAAATTTCTGATGGAGCTAACATACAAGTGACAAAGCCTGACGAAATTGTCGTCGATTCTTCCTTGAAATCAGACGGAATCAAAATTGGCGATGTTTTGATGGATGATATTTTAAATAGAGAATTAACGGTTGTCGGCTTTACAGAAAATCAAAAGTATAGCCATGCTCCCGTTGTTTATATTAATATCGCGACTTGGCAAGAAATCAATCCTGTTTTATATCACCAAAAAATCCCGCAAACAAGTACTATTGCGATTAAAACAGAAAATCCTGATAAAGGCGTAACCCTTTCGGATAAAGATTTAACAACGATTGATCATAAAGGTTTCTTAAATCAAATTCCAGGTTATTCTGCGGAACAAATGACGCTTAATATGATGATTTTCTTCTTAATTATTATTGGCGGATTTATTTTAACCGCGTTCTTCTATGTTATGACGCTTCAAAAAACAACGCAATTTGGTATTTTGAAAGCACTTGGAACGAAAACAAGTTACTTAGTTAAGAGCATCATTACTCAAGTGGTGATTATTTCGATTATTAGTATTTTAATTAGTGTCGGTGTAACACTGATTTTACCAAGCATCATGCCAGCAGCGATGCCATTTAGATTAAGTCCGATGACGATTGCGCTTTATAGTGGTTTGTTCTTCTTAGTTGCTCTATTCGGCGCCCTTCTATCACTTAGACGAATTGCTAAAGTAGATGCGCTAGATGCTATTCGAGGAGGTGATGAATAA
- a CDS encoding ABC transporter ATP-binding protein, whose protein sequence is METLLSFDKVYKDYPSGPSIIHALKETNFEAKKGELIAIVGPSGSGKSTLLSLAGALLTPTGGTISINGKSVGNLSSKEQTALRLEEIGFIFQAAHLVPYLHVKDQISFIGKMAGKSAAELEKDTASLLSQLGISDRANFYPKDLSGGQKQRVAIARALINQPSVILADEPTASLDTERSREVVELIRNEVVQTSRTAIMVTHDERMLDLVNHVYRMEDGILTQES, encoded by the coding sequence ATGGAAACTCTACTATCTTTTGATAAAGTGTATAAAGATTACCCGTCCGGTCCTTCAATTATTCATGCACTGAAGGAAACAAACTTTGAAGCTAAAAAAGGCGAACTAATCGCGATTGTTGGTCCGAGTGGTTCTGGTAAAAGTACACTGCTTTCTCTTGCCGGAGCGCTATTAACACCGACTGGCGGAACGATTTCTATTAACGGCAAATCAGTCGGGAATCTATCTTCCAAAGAACAAACAGCTCTCCGCTTAGAAGAAATTGGCTTTATTTTCCAAGCAGCTCACTTAGTTCCTTATTTACATGTAAAAGATCAAATCAGCTTTATTGGAAAAATGGCTGGAAAAAGTGCGGCGGAGCTTGAAAAAGATACAGCTTCACTTCTAAGCCAACTTGGCATTAGCGATCGCGCAAATTTCTATCCAAAAGATTTATCTGGCGGTCAAAAGCAACGTGTCGCTATTGCTCGTGCGCTTATTAATCAACCTTCCGTTATTTTAGCCGATGAACCAACTGCGAGTCTTGATACAGAAAGAAGTCGTGAAGTTGTCGAGCTTATCCGGAATGAAGTTGTGCAAACGAGCCGAACAGCAATCATGGTAACACATGACGAACGTATGCTAGATTTAGTCAACCATGTATATCGTATGGAAGACGGAATACTTACCCAAGAAAGCTAA
- a CDS encoding aspartate kinase, with translation MKVIKFGGSSLASGIQLNKVFQLVAEDPDRKIVVVSAPGKRFKEDTKVTDLLIDCAAKALLGEDTSELFESVIARYAGIALDTGMSDEIINQIRADLQATISSDKSDPDKFLDRMKASGEDNNAKLIAAYFKFKGLNANYINPKDAGLLVTNEHASAQVLPESYDRLFALREREGIIVFPGFFGYTKDGEISTFSRSGSDITGAIVANGAQAELYENFTDVDAVYAVNPAIVKNPKKVLELTYREMRELSYAGFSVFHDEALIPAFHAGIPVHIKNTNNPDSCGTRVVHERENNNGPVVGIASDDGFCSIYISKYLMNREIGFGRKVLQILEDAGLNYEHMPSGIDDLTIIIRENQFGEDTEQTIMSRLKEELNADQVIMQHGISLIMVVGETMRHNVGITSRASKALSDAKVNIEMINQGSSEVSIMFGVKEEQENTAVRALYNEFFSEVLV, from the coding sequence ATGAAAGTAATTAAATTTGGCGGAAGCTCTTTAGCATCGGGGATCCAATTAAATAAGGTTTTCCAACTTGTAGCGGAGGATCCTGATAGGAAAATCGTTGTTGTTTCTGCACCAGGTAAACGTTTCAAGGAAGATACAAAAGTGACTGACCTACTTATTGATTGCGCGGCAAAGGCACTTCTCGGGGAAGATACGAGTGAATTGTTTGAATCTGTCATTGCAAGATATGCGGGGATAGCGCTAGATACAGGGATGAGCGACGAAATTATCAATCAAATTCGCGCAGATTTACAAGCGACTATCTCATCAGACAAAAGCGATCCTGATAAATTTTTAGATCGAATGAAAGCAAGTGGCGAAGATAATAACGCAAAATTAATCGCCGCTTACTTTAAATTTAAAGGCTTAAACGCCAATTATATTAATCCAAAAGATGCCGGTTTACTTGTGACAAATGAACATGCTAGCGCGCAAGTTTTACCAGAATCTTATGATCGTTTGTTTGCACTTCGAGAAAGAGAAGGCATTATTGTTTTCCCAGGATTTTTCGGTTATACGAAAGACGGTGAAATTAGCACGTTTTCTAGAAGTGGCTCTGATATTACTGGAGCGATTGTGGCAAACGGCGCCCAAGCCGAGTTATACGAGAACTTTACGGATGTGGATGCAGTCTACGCAGTCAATCCCGCTATCGTGAAAAATCCGAAGAAAGTTCTTGAACTCACTTACCGGGAAATGCGTGAACTTTCATATGCTGGCTTCTCTGTTTTTCATGATGAAGCTTTAATTCCGGCTTTTCATGCGGGTATTCCGGTGCATATTAAAAATACGAACAATCCTGATTCTTGTGGTACGCGTGTCGTTCATGAACGCGAAAATAACAATGGTCCAGTCGTTGGAATTGCTAGTGATGACGGCTTTTGTAGCATTTATATTAGTAAATATTTGATGAACCGAGAAATCGGCTTCGGACGGAAAGTGCTGCAAATTCTGGAAGATGCTGGGTTGAACTATGAACATATGCCTTCTGGGATTGATGATTTAACGATTATTATTCGCGAAAATCAGTTTGGCGAGGATACCGAGCAGACAATTATGTCTCGTTTGAAAGAAGAATTGAACGCAGATCAAGTGATTATGCAACACGGGATTTCGCTGATTATGGTTGTTGGTGAGACCATGCGCCATAATGTCGGGATTACATCTCGTGCTTCAAAAGCTTTATCCGATGCGAAAGTAAATATTGAAATGATTAATCAAGGTTCTTCTGAGGTAAGCATTATGTTTGGCGTGAAGGAAGAGCAGGAAAATACTGCGGTTCGCGCACTATATAATGAATTCTTTTCAGAAGTCTTAGTCTAA